CCAACTATTTTTATTACAGCCCCCACTGGGACGGCCTCAACCATGCGGTGCACAGCACCTGGTTCGGCATACTGGCGGAAACGGGCTTTTTAGGTTTATTTTGTTTTATCGGCCTGATGGTCGTCCTGTTTAAGGCTGCCGGCAACAATATCAGGCAGCTGTCAGCACGTTCCCCCGGGCATATGCTTGCCTGCGCCCATGCCGTTTATGCCGGCCTGCTCGGCACCGTAGTTTCAGGTACTTTTCTGACCCAGGGATTTACCTGGCCTATTTATATTCAGGCCGCATTGATCATCGCCCTGGCTCGTCAAATCAGCTTGCAAAAAGCAAATTAACATGCAAATAGCTCTGCGATTTGCATAGCCCTTTAAAACTAAAAAACATAAGCGACTGTTATTTAACAAATTTATAACTGGCACTCTAAATGCTAAACCAAGTCATGATAGCAAAAACTATGGGCAAAAAGTGATTTGCGAAAGCGCTTGCTTGTGGCTCGGCACAAAAGGCACAGACAACATCACTTCCTGCTTATCAGTGAGAAAGGAGCCGGTTATGAATATATTGAGTTTACAAGCTGGTAAACAATGGCTTAAGCATAATAAACACCCAGGCGTACAGGCCTTATGCCGCTTCATAAAAAAAATACGTATCGCAGAAATGCCCCTGCCCAGGTTTCCGTGCCAGCTGCTTTATTTCCTGCACCAGACAGCCACAAACGGCATCGCTTTTTTGCTGCGTGTTTTTTACTGGACTCCGCTGTTTAAAAGCCAGTTGAGCCGTTACGGCAAGTCACTTTATCTCTATGGTGGCTTACCTTATCTTTCGGGCCCTTTGCAAATCAGCCTGGGACATGATTGCCGCATCAGCGCCCAAACCACCTTTAGCGGCCGTACCAGCCAAAGCACCGGGCAGACAAGAACGCCTAACCTGTTCATCGGAAACAACTGCGATATCGGCTGGATGACCACGATTGCCGTCGGCAGGCAGGTCATTATAGGTAATAACGTCAGAATCGCCGGCCGGACATTCCTGGCGGGATATCCGGGCCACCCCGTCAATGCCGCCCTGCGGGCACAAGGAGCTCCGGATACCGATGATCAAGTCAGGGATATAGTACTTGAAGATGATGTCTGGCTGGCTACCGGTGTCTCGGTAATGGCCGGGGTGCGCATAGGCAAAGGCAGCATAATAGCCGCCGGCAGTGTCGTCACCAGGGATATACCCGCCGGGGTTCTGGCTGCCGGAGTGCCGGCCAAGGTTGTCAAACCACTGAACTGATTCCGGTTTAATCTATCTTTTTGTTTATCTAACGCTTCCATCTCAAGGGGGATAGGCTTATGAAACGCGATATAATCGTTTTTGGCGAAGACTGGGGGGCATTGCCCAGCAGCACCCAGCATATTATCCGCCACCTTTCATATGAGCGGAAAGTGATCTGGGTTAACTCCATAGGTCTGCGTCATCCGCAGCTGACGGTAAAAGATCTCAAACGCTTGTTGCACAAGTTTATCAAACTTATGCTTCGCCACAAGCAGGCCAAATGCCAGTCTTTGCCCAGTGAGCAATTTGTGCTGGTTAACCCGCAAACCCTGCCAGCCCCCAGACACCCGCTGACCCGGAAGATCAGCGCCTATTTCCTGGTGAGGCAGCTGAAAAAGATCATGCGTTTACACCAAATAGCCGATCCCGTGTTATGGACTTCATTACCCACCGCGGTGGATGTGGTGGGTAAACTGGGAGAGTCTTCGGTCGTTTATTACTGCGGCGATGATTTCTCTGCCCTGACCGGAGTCGATCACCATACCGTCACTTCAAGGGAAAGTGAGCTGGTAGAGCGGGCACAGCTTATCCTCACAGCCAGTGAACTGCTCACCAATAAGTTTCCAGCAAAAATCACCCATGCCTTACCCCACGGGGTAGATTTTGACTTATTTGCCAACTCGGCTCCCAGAGCCGCAGATCTGCCGGCAGACGGCAGACCCATCGCCGGCTTCTACGGTAGTATATCCCCCTGGTTGGATATCAGGTTGCTGGAAAAAGTAACGTCAGAGTTACCTAACTGGCATTTCGTCTTTATCGGCGAGATCAATACGGACATCAACTCCCTGCAGCACAAGGAAAATGTCCACTTTCTCGGCCCCAGAGCCCATCACCTGCTGCCGACTTATTGCCAGCACTGGACAGTCTCCCTGCTACCCTTTTGCAATAATGCCCAGATCAGGGCCTGCAACCCCCTCAAGTTACGCGAGTATCTAGCCGCAGGACGTCCCGTCGTCAGCACGGCTTTTCCCGCGCTGAAACCTTACGGTAAACTGATTGACGTTATCCATAACGCACCTGCTATGGTCAACGCCTTAAAAAGAGCCCTGAGCAGGGACGTCACCCGGGCCAGCCAGAAAGCCGTCCTGAAAGATACCTGGGCGGCCAGGGCTAACCAAGTCTCTGAGCTGGTAGATACCTTATGACAGATCTTAACTACCGCCTGCTTTATATGCTGACCGGCGCCTGGCGCCGGCGTTATGTTATTTTACTGCCGGTATTACTGATGCCGGTGTTAGGCTTGATCATCTCGGGCTTTAGCGACAAACACTATCAGGCCCATACCAGCATGCTTATTCAGGAAACGGCAAAGATGAACCCTTTTCTGGAGGATCTCGCCGTCTCGTCAATGCTCAAGGAAAGGCTGGACTCTTTACAGACCTTGCTGCATTCACGCCATATCCTTTCCAGCGTTGCTGCAGAAATGAAGCTTTATCCCGAAAATGCCAGCCCGCTACAGCAGGACAGGGTTATCGATAAACTATCCGGCAACTTATCTATGGCGATGTCGGGTAAAGATCTGATACGTATCGATTACCGGGCTTCAAACCCCGAAGGCATGAAAGAAATTCTCGAATCAGTCAGCAAACATTTCGTCGAACAGCTGCTTGCACCTGAACGGTCAAGCATGACAGATTCAGTGATCTTTTTGAGCAATCACCTGGAACAGCGCCGTCTGGCACTGGACAAATCCGAAGCCGCGCTTGCCAGGTTTAAGGATCTTAACGCCAAGAACCTTCCGGAATTACAGGCAAGCAGCATCACCCGTCTGGCAAAACTGAGAGAAAGAGAGGCCGAGCTGGTAGCCGAAAAAGCCGGAGTAGAGAAAAGCCTCGGCGGCCTTCACCAGCAATTATCCAAGACCAATCCTGTCATAGGCCGCCTGGAAGAGCAAATTATCCGCTATCGGGGTGATTTGACCCTGCTCAAGGCCCGTTATACCGATAATCATTCCAAGGTACAGGCGAAACAGCGCCAGTTAAGGCATCTGGAAAGTGAACGCCGCCTGCTGCTCAGCCAAACGCCGAAACTGATGAACCCCGAACAATTGTGGGATATCGCCAGTGTGGCTGTGCCCGGGGATGACAGCAACAGTCGTCCCCTGTTGCTGACTCAGCTGGAAAACCTGCAGCGGGGACGCAGCCGTCTGGAACATTTAAAAGAAGAGTTGTCGGTACTGGAAAGCACGATAGACAGTTTAGAGCAAACCAGCGAGAGATTCGGCCACTATGAACAGGAGCGGCTCAAACTAGCGCGGGATTTAAGGGTTAAAAGAACCTTGTACGAAGACCTGCTCAGCCGCCATGAAATGGCCAACATCACAGGCGCCCTGAGTATATTCGAGCAAAGCAAACGCATCAAGGTCATTGACCGTCCCTACACTCCCACGGCAGCCGTTAATCTGCCGGCAATCGTTTTTGCACTGGCAGGAATATTTGGCGGTTTGCTTACCGGCATTGCAACCGCGGTCTTGCTTGAACTTACCGGCACGGGCGTCTATCGCCGGGAAATGCTCGAACACATCAGCGGAGTACCTGTATTAAGCCGCATTCCGCCATTACGCACAGACGATACAAGTATAAAGGGAGAGAATCCATTTAATATAAAATACTTAACCGGAGAAATATCATGAAGACATCTAAGGTAAAAATGAGTGCCCAAATCGTTCAGCACCTGAATCCGGGAGGCATAGAAACCCTGGTGCTGGATTTAATGCGGCACAGCAAGCATAAAACCCTGATCTTCAGCCTTGAAGGCACCCGGGCTCAAGCCATGGAAAAGTGGCCAATATTGAAGCCTTTTGCCGACCACCTCATTTTTCTTAATAAGCAACCCGGTTTTGAGCCTAAAATAATCAAGGCCCTGATACGGTTATTTACCTGGCATAAAATTACCAGCGTACATACTCACCACATAGGCCCGCTGCTATACGGCGGCCTGGCGTGCCGGCTTTGCGGTATCAAGTCCCTGATCCATACCGAGCACGACGCCTGGCATTTAGCCAGTTTAAAACGCCGTCTGCTGCAAAGATGCCTGCTGGCTGCCCTAAGGCCTTTATGGATAGCCGATGCCAAAGCCGTTGCGGTAAAAATCAGCGACTACCTGCATAAACCGAATGTCAGGGTGATCAGCAACGGCATAGACATAGACAAGTTTATCCCGGGTAACAGGCAAGCAGCCCGCCGGCGATTAAGCCTGCCGGCTGACGCCAGCTTAATCGGTTGTGCTGCGCGCCTGGAACCGGTTAAGGGCCAGGATGTCTTGATCAGGGCGCTAACATCCTTGCCTCCCAGCTACCACTTGGTCATCGCCGGTGACGGCAGCACCAAAAGCGCCCTGAAACGTCTGGTCCGGCAGGAAAAAATCAGCGCCAGGGTGCATTTCCTCGGTATGGTCAACGACATGCCGACCTTTTATCAGGCGCTGGATATTTTTTGCCTGCCGTCGCGGTTTGAAGGCATGCCGCTAAGCCCGCTCGAAGCCCAGGCCTGTAATATTCCTTCAGTGATCACTAATGTCGGCGGTTGCAGCGAGGTCGTTTGCCGCCAAACCAGTACTCTGGTACCGCCTGACAAGCCCTTTGCCATCGCCGAAGCCATTTTAAACCTCAGTGTTTTATCCTACCGCCAAAACCCAAGAGCCTTTGTGCAGCAAAAAGGCAATATTAAAGACACGGTTTTAGCCTATGATCAACTGGCTGGCGAGCCCTGATAAACACACAAGAGCAAATACCTGTACCATTAAACCAGGGCAAAATAGCATTGCAATATAAAAATAATTGCAATTTGCAATAAACTGACATAGACAAAAGGTTATAACCGGTTGTTTTTAAATGATATAAATCAAAATAAAACACTGGCATAAAGTGTGCTTAACTTAACAACAGAACGAAAAAGGCCCGCCGACGGCTCAGGCTTAACGCGGTGCCACCGGGAGTTGTAATGATGCACAGACAAGCATGCCTTTTTATCCTGACCTTAGTATTATTGACGGCTTGCAGCTCAAGTCCGCCGATAGGCCGTGGCGGCTTTGCCGAACACCACCTGGAAAGCGGCTATCCGGTAGAAGCCGATCAGCCGCTGACGCCGGCACATGGCCTAAGGTTTGATTTTAGCCTGTTAAGCCAGCAACTTGATATCCTGATACAGGAAGGGGCTGAATTATGTTTTCCTGCCACTGTGGTTCAGGCCAAAACCCGGCTTAAACGCATCGCCCGCGAAATCGCCGGGGGACTTATCTATGATGCCGCCAATGATATTATTATCCAGCGCCGGTTAATCTCCCGCCTTGAACGCCAGCTCGATTATGTCAACGAACATGAAATCTGCAGTTTGCCCCGATCTTTGCCTCTGGCCCACCCGGGAAAGCTGGGGGAAAAACTTGACCACCTGCTAAACCATGATAACCAGTTTGCCACCGGTTCCTTTGCACTCAACCCCAAGTATATGGCACAGCTAGCAGAGGCTGCGGTATTACTGAAACAGAGCCCCGAGTACCACTTGTTAATCACAGGCCATGCCGACGACCGCGGCAATCAGGATTACAACCTGAAATTATCGGACAACAGAGCCAAACAGGTTGCCCGCTATTTGCACATTTTCGGCATAAGCAGAAAACGCATCCACCTGAGTGCGGTCGGTGAAGACAATCCCCTGTTTACCGGTAATGAAGCGCAGGTGCGTTTGGTTAACCGCCGGGTCAGCATTGAACTGATCGAAAACCCTGAAAGACAAAAAAGCAGAGGTGAACAAGATGCACTGTAAAACATGCCTTAAAACACTCGTGGATAACACCCTGTTTGTCATTTTCCTGGGCCTTGCCTGGCTTTCTCCCGGGCAAGCCTATACCACACAAGGCCATAATAACGGCATAACAAACCCGGTATCGACTACCTATACCCAAAAAACGGCGATTGAGCAAAACAGCCGCAGCAACTACCGCATCCAGATCGGCGATGAAATTCATATCGCACTGCCCGGCGAAGAAAGCCTGAACCGGGGATTCACCGTCAACAAACAGGGGCAGATCATTTTGCTTGAAGTGGGCATGCTTAAGGTAGCCGGTTTAACCCCATTTCAGCTGGAACAAAAAGTGCTGACCGCCCTTGCCCGGGTCTTTAAAGACCTTAACGGCGCCAAGGTCTACCTGGCGCAAAAACAGAAACTGGTATTTGTGCTCGGTTATGTCCATGCCCCAGGGGAAGTCCTGCTGCCCGGCGATGCCGGAATACAAATGGCCTTAAAAGCTGCCGGCGGACTCAGGGCCGGTGCTCAACTCGATAAACTGCAACTGCGTAAAAGCGGACAGGCCACCAGGCGCTTTAACTATAAGCAATATTTAGACAGTGGCGAGTCCACCCTGCTGCCGCAGCTGGATTCAATGGACACCTTGTTTGTGCCGGCGTCGGCAAAAATCGGCAATATTGAAATGGAGTTTGATCCTAGCAAGATTGCCGCCGGCGGCGATGCCGCCGACCGGTTGGCCATCAAGGTTTTTGGTGAAGTACACAGCCAGGGCAGTTTTGTTTTCGATAAAAAATCCAACCTGGTGGAGTACCTGATGAAAGCCGGCGGCGTCACCCGCTATGCCGGTGTCGAACAAATACGGGTGATCATAAATGCTAAACCTGTCCTGTTTAACCTGACCCGTTACCTGGACAGCGGCGATTTGAGCCTGTTGCCGGAAATTGCCGCCGGGACCACCATCTTTGTTCCGAAAAAAGAAGAGCAGATCAACGCCGGCGCCAATATGATTTATGTCATGGGGGAAGTCTTTAAGCCCGGCGCCTATCAGGGGCAGGCAGGGGCCAGCTTTATGGATATACTTGCCAATGCCGGCGGCCCGACACGTTTTGCCGAATCGCGTCAAATCCGCATCATCAGGGTGAGCGGCGAAGTCTGGCCGTTTGATTTATCCGCTTATACCGAAGGTACCTCCAGCCAGGAACTGCCGCAAATTAATGCCGGTGATGCCATTTTTGTCCCGGAAAAAACCGATATCAATGAAAAGTCCTGGCTCAAAGTAGCCCCTGGCCGGGCTGTCAGAGTTCTGGGAGAAGTGGTCAGGCCCGGTCGGGTGGAATGGTCGAACGAAATGTCGCTACTGGACTTACTTGCCCATGTCGGCGGCCCGACCTCAAGGGCGGATACCGCCGCCATAGATATAGTTTCTAAGAACCGGCAGGGGAAAACTCGGCACTACCGCTTTAATCTCGACAGCTTTATTCAACAGGGACGGGCCGAACACGAACTGCCAAAAATAACTGCCGGCGCCACCATCAGGGTGCACGATCTGCCCACAGATCCCACTGACAATAAATCCCAGTGGGTCAGGCAATCATCAGATAAGTCCATCTATGTTTTCGGCCAGGTCGGCGCTCCCGGACGTTATATGTTTACCGATGATATGCATTTTTTAGATATTCTCGCCGCCGCCGACGGTCCGACGGATAAAGCGGACCTGCGTAATATCCGTATCAGCCACCGCAACCGAAAATCCGCTACTATCTCCAGGGTTAACCTGGCCTTATACTTTGAAACCGGCGATGAACACCTCCTGCCCCGTGTCCGTACAGGGGATACCATTTACCTGCCGGAGCAGAACCGTCACTGGCTGGAAAAAACCAAGGAAACCACTGTACGGGTGCTGGGCTCGGTCAACAAACCCGGCCGTTACACCTTTGATGACAATATGACGATCTTGGATCTGCTGGCACAGGCCGGCGGCACCAGCAACAGCGCCCATATAGAAAAAATTACCGTGATCAACCTCTCCTGTTGCCGGGATCAGGCCAGAGAGTTCAACCTCGCCCATTTCGCCCAAAGCGCCGATTTTTCTCTGCTGCCGGTAATACGTGCCGGCGATACGGTTTATGTACCGGCTCAGAGCGAAAGTGCACTTGCTAAATTCCGCAGCGGCCTGCAAGATACTTTCGAATTGGTTTCCCTGGCTGCTTTATTGGGGTTTTTATAATGCAGATCCCCGACAGTTACATTGAAATAGAACGTATCTATGCTGCTATGATGGCAGGAAAAATCCGCTCCCTCGCCGTCACTTCCAGCCAACCGCAGGAAGGTGTCAGCAGCCTGGTCAGCGCACTGGCAAGACGAAACTTAAGCGCAGGCCGATCTACCTTGCTGGTAGACTTAAACCTGCATAGCCCGAACCTGAGCAGCACTTTAGGGCTTGAGCAACAGACGGAGGCGCCTTCCGGACTGGCCGCCCCCCGAATGCTTTGCCTGCGGGAAAAGGCTAAAATTGCCGTTATCACGGCTCCCGCCAGGCGCGAAATTATTCTGCAGCTAAGGGAGCCGGGAAGGCTGGAAACCCATATTCGGCAATGGCTGAAAAGCTTTGATACGATACTCCTTGATACCTCGCCGATAGGATTAAACAACAGTGGCAACTTACCGGGAGAATATGCCGCCAGTGCCTGTGATGCCTGCATCTTGACGGTCTTGGCCGGCGTCACTCCCAAGGCCAGCATAAAAAATAGCCTGGACAAACTGGATAAGGCCCGGGCGCTGCTTCTGGGCACGGTATTTAATGATCAGTATAACCCGGGATTAAAGCAGGAGTTATTACGCGAAGCCAACGCCCTGGCACGGCGCTTTCCCAAAATTGCCGCCCGGTTAAAAATCTGGCTAAACCAATCAAACCTGCTGTCGCTGGAACTATAGCCGTAACGGCACTACTCCCAGCTTTGCTTTTTCCTGTAAAGGGTTGAGGGGCTCACCTCCAGCAGGGCTGCCGCCTTGGGCACATTGCCGCAGCAATGGGCGATAGCTTGCTCTATCGCCTGCTTTTCAACCTGCCATAAAGGCAATATTTCTCCTTTCTCCTTTTTGTCGCTTTCGGCCGCTTTCGCCGTTACGGGATCAGCCTGGAAAGCTTTTACCGGAGCGTGAATTCCTCCTACCATATTAGATAGCGACTTAATAACCATTTCCGAAGTAATCTTCTTGCCGGTATTAAGCACAACCATACCATGAATAACATTCTCCAATTGCCTGACATTGCCCGGCCAGTCATAACCGCAGATGATCTGGACAGCATCCCGGTTGAAATCATGAAAATGTTTACCTTCAAGCCGGGAGTACTTTTTCAGGAAAAAACGTGCCAACAGCAGAATGTCTCCTCCCCTTTCCCGCAGCGGCGGCAAACCAAAGGTGATAACATTTAAACGGTAGTATAAATCTTCCCGAAACTCTCCTGCCATCACGGCTTCACCGATAGCAGTCGAAGAAGCCGAGATAATCTGAGCCTGGAATTGCTGGACTTTGGTGGTGCCTAAAGGCGTGAATTCACGCTCCTGAATAACCCTGAGCAATTTGGCCTGCAGTGGTTTGGACAAGGTGGTGATCTCATCAAGAAACAAGGTCCCGTTTTTTGCCGCTGAAAAAAGCCCTTCCTGCGTACTTACCGCACCGGTAAAAGCCCCCTTGTTATGGCCAAAAAGCTGAGACTCCATCAGATGCTCGGTAAAATTGGCACAGTTAACCCCAATAAAAGGCTCTCCTTGATGAAAACTTTCCAAATGACAGGCTCTGGCCACCAACTCTTTACCGGTACCTGTCTCTCCGGTAATAAAAATAGGAGCATTCGTGGTAGCGGCATGGCGAATACTGGTAAATAATTCATTCATGCTGTCATCCGCCGCCACTATACCATGGAAATCTACCGGCGTACCGGGCAGCAAATTTTCCCTTTCGCCATTTCCCGGCATACTTGCCAGGGCTTCCAGCGCTTTATCAACGATAAACCTCAGCTCTTTATTGTCCCAGGGTTTGCAAATAAAGCGTTCAACCACCCCGGAATTAAACGCGGCAGAGACTTTGCCAAAATCCTGGTAAGCCGACAGAATAATACGCTGGGAATGCGGCCAGTATTGCCTGATCCGGGCTAAAAATTCACAGCCGTCCATTTCAGGCATGCGCTGATCTGAGATAACAATTTCAACCGGATGCTGTTCGCTGTACTGCAAAGCATCCAATACAGAGTCGAAAGTCACGATATTGGCTTCTATTCCCCTTAAAGCCCTCTTTAAACTGGACAGGATTCCTTCTTCGTCATCAAGCAACAATAAGGTAGGTAAGGCGCTGTTATTTTCCTGATTTTGAACAGACATTTACGTTCCATTCCTTCAATTATCGAACGAACATAAGCAAAGCATAGCCCATAAACAGCCAGGGTGTGCAAATTGAAAGGATTTTTGCATTTTGCGAATTGACTCATATTAAATGTAACCCTAGCGATTACTAGCAGATCGGAAAAAATATCGTTGACTCATAATGAATGTAACCGAGTTATCGGAAACAGTATTATGAGCCCAAAAGAACGAAAAAGTTACTTGATCGCCATCAAGCGACGCTACCTCAAAGCAAATAAAGCCGAAAAACAGGTTATTCTGGATGAGTCTTGTCATGTGTGTGGCTACAACCGTAAGTACGCCATTCGGCTACTCAATAAGCGCAATAACTTTCCGCTTAAGCAAAAGCCTGGTAGGAAACCTCGGTATCATTCACCCAGCTTGCTATCCGCATTAAAGCACATTTGGTTTGCCAGTGACCAAATGTGCTCTAAGCGGTTAAAGGCTGTCATCCCTCTGTGGCTGCCGTTTTATAAGCTTCATTATGGTGAACTGGCACATGAAGATTACCAGGCCTTGTTAGACATCAGCCCGGCCTCGATTGACCGCATTTTAAAGCCTATCAGGGCAAAACAAGCTCAAAAAGGGCTGACCGGCACTAAGCCTGGCACCTTATTAAAAAATCAAATCCCTATCCGCAGCGGTACTTGGGATATAACTGAGCCAGGCTTCATGGAAGCTGATACCATTGCCCATTGTGGCAATAGTTTGGCCGGTGACTTCGTGTGGAGCCTGAAATTAACGGATTACTATTCAGGATGGACAGAATGTCGAGCTGTAATGGTCAAGTCAAACTGGACACCTAGTTAAGCTACATCGGCTAATTTTATTCGTTCGTATTCCATTGGCGAAACATAACCCAGTTTTGAATGAGGCCGTTTGCTGTTGTAATACGCCAAATAATCTAAAATGCTGAGCTTGGCTTCTGACTTAGTTCGAAAGCTTTGATAATTTAACTGCTCATATTTTAAACTTCTGAAAAAACGCTCTGTTGGTGCGTTGTCCCAGCAATCCCCTTTACCGCTCATGCTAGCTTGCATCCCCATCGTTCTTAGATGCTTGCGGTATTTATCGCTAGCATATTGGCTTCCACGATCTGAGTGATGGATAAGCCCTTTACCGGGTTTTCTACGCCAATAGGCCATTTGTAAGGCTTTGACACACAGTTCAGTACGCATGTGTTCATCAATTGCCCAACCAACGATTTGGCGGTTAGAAAGATCCATTACGGCCGCCAGATACATCCAACCTTGCAGGGTCCAAACGTATGTGATGTCTGTTGTCCAAACCTGATTAGGCTGATTAACATCAAACTGCCGAGCGAGTATGTTGGGCGCTATACCATAGTTATGCTCGCTGTCAGTTGTTACCTTAAATTTTTTGGGGTAACGAGCTATCAAACCTAATCTTGCCATCATACGACGAACCTTAAATCGTCCTACTTGATGGCCAAGCTTAATTAATTCCTTCACCATACGTCTAGAGCCGAGTGTTTGCCTGTGCTCTGTGAAAAGTTTACGGGCATCTTCATCTAAACTATTTTGCCGATTATCGGGCGCTATAGGTCTATTACACCAATCATAAAAAGCACTGGAGCTAACTTCCATTACTCTGCACATTTGAAGAACTGGCCAAGTCTTCTTATTCTCACGAATAAATTGAAACCTTATTCGTTTTCCTTCGCAAAGAAGACTGCGGCCTTTTTTAAAATATCTCGCTCCATTTTCAATTTAGCGACTTCTTTTCGTAGCTTTTCTAATTCAGCTCGTTCAGCTAAGTTAGTGTTGGTTTGTTTACCTGAACTTGGTGAACGATAGCCTTGCTCTGTACGAACCCAGCGACCGATAGCACTAAGTGAAATTCCTAAACTATCAGCTGCTTCTTGCTGAGTATAACCTTGCTCGGTTACCAGCTTTACAGCATCTTGCTTAAACTCTACTGAATACTTTGGACGTTTAGATTTATTACTCATATTTACCTCTACGGGACATTATACTTTATGTCATTAGAGGTGTCCGGCTGTATTAGACCACTTCAAGCAACATGGAGTAAAGGCGCTACGGGTGTAGTAACGCAGATTAAAGCGATTGAACAAGCCTTGCCATTTTCCTTAAAAGGCTTTGACTGTGATAATGGCAGTGAATTTTTGAATTATCACCTGTTACGCTATTTTCAGGAGCATCCTGAAGGTATTCAGTTTACCCGTTCCAGGCCTTATAAGAAAAACGATAACGCTCATGTTGAACAAAAGAACTGGACGCATGTGAGACAATTGTTTGGCTATGACAGATTTGATGATAAATCTTTAATTAACAAAATGAATGGGTTATATGAAAAAGAGTGGTCATTGTTTCAAAACTACTTCTGCCCCACAATGAAGTTGAAAGAAAAAACACGTAAGAATAGTCGTTATCAAAAGAAATATTTTACCCCACAAACGCCTTACCAAAGACTACTCGATTCAAATCATATTGATGAGAAAACTAAGGTTAAGTTAAAGACCCAATATAAACTACTCGACCCATTTCAATTAAAGGCTAGAATTGAAAGGAAACTGAAAGCCATTTTTAAACTTGTTTCGGTTACACAAGATGTGAGATTACGAATATGGCTTTCGGCTACCTTTTATTATGAGTCAACGCGTTTTGCAAAAATATGTCGTAATCCCGGCAAGAACTTTCAAGCGGAAACTATTCAA
This genomic window from Thalassomonas viridans contains:
- a CDS encoding transposase, whose amino-acid sequence is MSNKSKRPKYSVEFKQDAVKLVTEQGYTQQEAADSLGISLSAIGRWVRTEQGYRSPSSGKQTNTNLAERAELEKLRKEVAKLKMERDILKKAAVFFAKENE
- a CDS encoding IS3 family transposase; this translates as MENGARYFKKGRSLLCEGKRIRFQFIRENKKTWPVLQMCRVMEVSSSAFYDWCNRPIAPDNRQNSLDEDARKLFTEHRQTLGSRRMVKELIKLGHQVGRFKVRRMMARLGLIARYPKKFKVTTDSEHNYGIAPNILARQFDVNQPNQVWTTDITYVWTLQGWMYLAAVMDLSNRQIVGWAIDEHMRTELCVKALQMAYWRRKPGKGLIHHSDRGSQYASDKYRKHLRTMGMQASMSGKGDCWDNAPTERFFRSLKYEQLNYQSFRTKSEAKLSILDYLAYYNSKRPHSKLGYVSPMEYERIKLADVA
- a CDS encoding sigma-54-dependent transcriptional regulator, with protein sequence MSVQNQENNSALPTLLLLDDEEGILSSLKRALRGIEANIVTFDSVLDALQYSEQHPVEIVISDQRMPEMDGCEFLARIRQYWPHSQRIILSAYQDFGKVSAAFNSGVVERFICKPWDNKELRFIVDKALEALASMPGNGERENLLPGTPVDFHGIVAADDSMNELFTSIRHAATTNAPIFITGETGTGKELVARACHLESFHQGEPFIGVNCANFTEHLMESQLFGHNKGAFTGAVSTQEGLFSAAKNGTLFLDEITTLSKPLQAKLLRVIQEREFTPLGTTKVQQFQAQIISASSTAIGEAVMAGEFREDLYYRLNVITFGLPPLRERGGDILLLARFFLKKYSRLEGKHFHDFNRDAVQIICGYDWPGNVRQLENVIHGMVVLNTGKKITSEMVIKSLSNMVGGIHAPVKAFQADPVTAKAAESDKKEKGEILPLWQVEKQAIEQAIAHCCGNVPKAAALLEVSPSTLYRKKQSWE